Proteins encoded together in one candidate division WOR-3 bacterium window:
- a CDS encoding transglycosylase SLT domain-containing protein has protein sequence MNLKIVLQFAFALISVAAIFFQTWTVFPKSQDRNVIQVPQENCSRGDYWEIAEEEVYSFVLNCGSGIVEDTVELIVEAIVEYSMKYNINPYVVAAVIYSESRFQYDAVGLSGDAGLMQIIPSTAKLIAGAVSQESFDLKEIRTNVKFGCWYLSALKRGYGGNWIKTLGLYNQGGNWEGAGERYAFRVIEKAEEAGMPLRNIILFDEMNYRKNGCMID, from the coding sequence ATGAATTTGAAAATTGTCCTTCAGTTTGCATTTGCTTTAATTTCTGTAGCGGCGATCTTTTTTCAGACTTGGACTGTTTTTCCCAAAAGTCAGGACAGGAATGTAATCCAAGTACCTCAAGAAAATTGTTCGAGAGGAGACTATTGGGAAATTGCGGAGGAAGAGGTATATTCTTTCGTTTTAAACTGCGGATCGGGGATTGTAGAAGACACGGTTGAACTGATAGTTGAAGCGATTGTCGAATACTCAATGAAATATAACATAAACCCCTATGTTGTAGCTGCTGTTATTTACTCAGAAAGCAGGTTTCAATACGATGCAGTGGGATTATCGGGCGATGCTGGACTTATGCAGATAATCCCTTCGACCGCAAAACTCATCGCCGGAGCCGTCTCTCAAGAAAGTTTTGACCTAAAGGAGATTAGAACAAACGTGAAATTCGGTTGTTGGTATTTGTCCGCGTTGAAAAGAGGATACGGTGGAAACTGGATAAAAACGCTTGGGCTATACAACCAAGGAGGGAATTGGGAAGGAGCTGGAGAAAGATACGCTTTTAGAGTTATCGAAAAAGCTGAAGAAGCGGGAATGCCTTTAAGAAATATAATTTTGTTTGACGAGATGAACTACAGGAAGAATGGCTGTATGATAGATTAA
- a CDS encoding cyclic nucleotide-binding domain-containing protein: MKYDILRKITIFKYLSDSEIDVLANQLTEKNFDEAEVVVQEKNNGHEMYIIIEGEAQVLLHREDTLLVLAKLSPGGFFGDMSLLTDLPRSATVKTLTKSKMLVFKKELLEEIMEKFPSTAAKFLKAISEELCERIQSTNENVETLFLINKAIVDNEQFRRLYIGAHKQTPFGSSSS, translated from the coding sequence ATGAAATATGATATATTGAGAAAAATAACAATTTTTAAATATCTATCCGATTCAGAGATAGATGTTTTGGCAAACCAACTCACCGAAAAGAATTTCGACGAAGCCGAAGTCGTGGTTCAGGAAAAGAACAACGGTCACGAAATGTACATAATAATAGAGGGCGAAGCTCAAGTTCTCCTTCACAGGGAAGATACGCTTCTCGTTTTAGCCAAACTTTCACCCGGAGGTTTTTTCGGAGACATGTCTTTGCTCACCGACCTGCCGAGAAGCGCCACGGTTAAAACTTTGACAAAATCCAAAATGCTCGTGTTTAAAAAGGAACTCCTTGAAGAAATTATGGAAAAATTCCCTTCTACAGCGGCAAAATTCCTGAAAGCCATATCGGAAGAACTCTGCGAAAGAATTCAAAGCACCAACGAAAACGTCGAAACTCTTTTTCTGATAAACAAAGCAATTGTGGACAATGAGCAGTTCAGGAGGCTGTATATAGGCGCTCATAAACAAACGCCTTTTGGCTCATCTTCCTCTTGA
- a CDS encoding DUF1015 domain-containing protein produces MAEVRPFKALRPILDLVNKIAAPPYDVVSSNEARILAKDDKYSFLHVTKPEIDLDPSIDLYDEKVYIKGSENMKLFIENGWLVQDNTQNYYIYRQIMGTHSQVGIVACASADDYESDIIKKHEFTRKDKEDDRLKHILSLNANTGPVFLTYRAKKKIDDFVDSFIKNNSPVYDFKTSDGISHTFWVVSGKDEIEFMKKSFNEIDVLYVADGHHRSASAVRAREVYSQKNPNHTGEEEYNFFLSVIFPDEQMNIIDYNRVVKDLNCYSKDMFLVKVGEIFEVNKIQCSDPENCKPSEKHRFLMYIDGVFYSLKAREKLLNSEDTLELLDVNILQKNLLAPILGIQDPRTDKRIDFIGGIRGIKELKNLVDSGKFQIAFSLYPVGIDELIKIADSGKTMPPKSTWFEPKLRSGLAVHMLS; encoded by the coding sequence ATGGCTGAAGTCAGACCTTTTAAAGCCCTTAGACCAATTTTGGATTTGGTAAATAAAATTGCCGCTCCGCCCTACGACGTGGTATCCTCCAATGAAGCAAGAATTTTAGCCAAAGACGACAAATATTCCTTTCTTCACGTCACTAAACCCGAAATAGATCTAGACCCTTCGATAGACCTCTACGATGAAAAGGTTTATATAAAAGGATCTGAAAACATGAAACTATTCATTGAAAATGGATGGCTTGTACAGGACAATACCCAGAACTATTATATATACAGACAGATCATGGGAACTCACAGCCAGGTGGGAATAGTCGCTTGCGCCAGCGCGGATGACTACGAATCAGATATTATAAAAAAACACGAATTTACGAGAAAAGACAAAGAAGACGACAGGCTCAAACACATTCTTTCATTAAACGCCAACACCGGTCCTGTTTTTTTGACATACCGAGCAAAAAAGAAAATAGACGATTTCGTCGACAGTTTCATAAAAAACAATTCTCCGGTTTATGATTTTAAGACCTCAGACGGAATATCTCACACTTTTTGGGTTGTTTCCGGAAAAGACGAAATCGAGTTTATGAAAAAAAGCTTCAATGAGATTGACGTCCTCTATGTGGCAGACGGGCACCACCGAAGCGCTTCAGCCGTCCGAGCGAGAGAAGTTTACAGTCAGAAAAATCCTAACCACACAGGCGAAGAAGAATACAACTTTTTTCTTTCGGTTATCTTTCCAGACGAGCAGATGAACATCATAGATTACAACAGGGTGGTCAAAGACCTGAACTGCTACAGCAAGGATATGTTTTTGGTAAAAGTCGGTGAAATTTTCGAAGTGAACAAAATACAATGCTCTGACCCGGAAAATTGCAAACCTTCTGAAAAGCACAGGTTTTTGATGTATATTGACGGAGTGTTTTATTCTTTAAAAGCCAGAGAAAAATTGCTGAATTCCGAAGATACCCTGGAACTTCTCGATGTGAATATACTCCAAAAAAATTTACTCGCCCCCATTCTCGGAATCCAGGACCCTCGTACAGACAAAAGAATTGATTTTATAGGCGGAATAAGAGGAATAAAGGAATTAAAAAATCTAGTCGACAGCGGGAAATTTCAAATCGCCTTTTCTCTCTACCCCGTCGGAATTGACGAATTGATCAAAATAGCCGACAGCGGAAAAACCATGCCGCCTAAATCAACTTGGTTTGAGCCAAAACTTCGGAGCGGACTCGCGGTACACATGCTGTCTTAA
- a CDS encoding DUF89 family protein: MKALTCLENPADYRPGLWDLRKDNQQAKYWADVFRFNTGLISELIHGLGHDKTAVLYREVMFREIEKISAGFYSTVHEVTVKRQDVLKDLKIADPFREIKKKENDEALRNMRELGERDKRIREYFYFAVESLLRGNLFDMGNYETALMWRKGELDYGGCLDLKEAGSLFENVSSIVEKSAVILVDNAGRDFVNGAVCFIKALLRMGFETTTIGANSEPALNDITYDECMEISDEISRFDHEWKEDVSSGKVVFVKTGCRTPGIDLLSVEDEFDSAVTRAGLLVLTGQGRAIETTYSACISKPTVRLARVKDRMVASFLGKRQFESIIEFR; encoded by the coding sequence TTGAAAGCGCTGACATGTTTGGAAAACCCCGCTGATTACAGACCGGGACTTTGGGACTTGAGAAAGGATAATCAACAGGCGAAATACTGGGCGGATGTTTTCAGGTTCAACACGGGTTTGATATCCGAACTTATCCATGGACTCGGCCATGATAAGACCGCTGTTTTATACAGAGAGGTGATGTTTAGGGAAATCGAGAAAATCTCCGCCGGTTTTTATTCAACCGTCCACGAAGTGACCGTAAAAAGGCAGGATGTTTTAAAAGATTTGAAAATCGCAGATCCTTTCAGAGAGATTAAAAAAAAGGAAAATGATGAAGCCTTGAGAAACATGAGAGAACTTGGTGAAAGAGACAAGAGAATTAGAGAATACTTTTATTTTGCCGTTGAAAGCCTACTGAGAGGAAACCTCTTTGACATGGGAAATTACGAGACAGCTCTTATGTGGAGGAAGGGCGAACTCGATTACGGGGGGTGTTTGGATTTAAAGGAAGCAGGATCTCTTTTCGAAAATGTATCTTCAATCGTAGAAAAATCTGCGGTAATTCTCGTCGACAACGCCGGCAGGGACTTCGTAAACGGAGCGGTGTGCTTTATCAAAGCGCTTTTGAGAATGGGTTTTGAAACTACTACTATCGGTGCGAATTCGGAACCCGCTCTTAACGACATCACTTACGATGAGTGTATGGAAATCTCTGATGAAATCTCTCGGTTCGATCATGAGTGGAAAGAGGATGTTTCATCGGGAAAAGTTGTATTTGTCAAGACAGGCTGCAGGACTCCAGGCATAGATCTTTTGTCTGTCGAAGATGAATTTGATTCTGCAGTCACCCGTGCTGGTTTGTTAGTATTAACAGGGCAGGGCAGGGCTATCGAGACGACTTATTCTGCTTGTATATCCAAACCAACGGTTAGGTTGGCAAGAGTGAAGGACAGAATGGTGGCTTCATTTTTGGGTAAAAGACAGTTTGAAAGCATAATTGAGTTTAGATGA
- a CDS encoding UDP-2,3-diacylglucosamine diphosphatase, which yields MKFTSPLNEICFISDSHFGSENPEKEARKKRNFSKLLKWLAEKKIPVIFNGDIFDFLFDYGKLIDPKNLNVLIEIFQLSKKSPFVVYLLGNHDLWGKRLIEEYAGVQCCEKLELDFNGKRFWISHGDNLNKNSILDRVSRFILRNGFSVCLFKKIPPKMGFNIAKAVSRMSRGRSKKLNFTYDRYIKFSKNTWKDGFDYVIIGHLHSPFIYREKGKELGVIGDWMKHGTVLQYKKGRLFHEIIF from the coding sequence TTGAAATTTACCTCTCCTCTAAATGAGATTTGCTTTATATCCGATTCTCATTTTGGCTCTGAGAATCCGGAGAAAGAAGCTCGAAAAAAGAGAAATTTTTCTAAACTGCTAAAGTGGTTGGCTGAAAAAAAAATACCCGTGATCTTCAACGGTGATATTTTTGATTTTCTTTTTGACTACGGAAAGCTGATAGACCCGAAAAATCTGAACGTATTGATTGAAATTTTTCAGTTGTCGAAAAAAAGCCCGTTTGTGGTTTATCTTTTAGGCAACCACGATCTTTGGGGGAAGAGGCTCATTGAAGAATACGCTGGAGTTCAATGCTGTGAGAAACTTGAACTCGACTTCAACGGCAAGAGGTTTTGGATTTCACACGGAGATAATTTAAACAAAAATTCAATCCTCGACAGAGTATCACGTTTTATTCTTAGAAACGGGTTCAGCGTGTGTCTTTTCAAGAAAATTCCCCCAAAAATGGGATTTAACATCGCAAAAGCCGTATCGAGAATGAGCAGAGGCAGATCGAAAAAACTCAATTTCACCTACGACAGATACATAAAATTTTCCAAAAATACCTGGAAAGATGGATTTGACTATGTGATTATAGGGCACCTTCACAGTCCGTTCATATACAGAGAAAAAGGGAAAGAACTCGGCGTCATAGGGGACTGGATGAAACATGGAACAGTTTTACAATATAAAAAAGGAAGACTGTTTCACGAAATAATCTTTTAG
- the hflX gene encoding GTPase HflX: MTYFGKKGQKMKFFISVAVSGKRDKERNLVLLHEMDGLLRTLGYESTENFFQTREKPDSKFYAGKGKIDEIKDCAEKTEAAYVVFVNELSGSQIKSVEKATGLSVYTRKDIILEIFSRHARSKIAMAEVEMAQLKHRLSRIVGGFDYMSRQAGGIGTKGPGETKLETEKRAIKRKISMIENFIEKNSISLKMQKERRRDKFRVSLVGYTNSGKTTLLNALTGSSSKTSSQMFSTIDTTTRQMKHSDWTEKILVSDTVGFVEELPFELIESFKSTLEEVSEADLRLLVADFSEENYSSKIKSVEKVLENLGCVEGEKIILLNKKDAAPTEVYPQDENLLIVSGKTGEGIEDLKREILKRAKRKIESADMFGKPR; the protein is encoded by the coding sequence ATGACATATTTTGGCAAAAAAGGGCAGAAAATGAAATTTTTCATATCAGTTGCAGTAAGCGGCAAAAGGGACAAAGAGAGAAATCTGGTTTTACTCCACGAAATGGACGGGCTTTTGAGAACCCTGGGATACGAGTCTACGGAAAATTTTTTCCAGACCAGGGAAAAACCCGACAGCAAGTTTTACGCCGGAAAAGGGAAAATTGATGAAATAAAGGATTGCGCGGAAAAGACCGAAGCGGCTTATGTCGTTTTTGTCAATGAACTTTCAGGATCCCAGATAAAAAGCGTCGAGAAAGCTACAGGCCTGTCAGTTTACACGAGAAAGGACATAATACTCGAAATATTCAGCCGTCACGCGAGAAGCAAGATAGCAATGGCCGAAGTAGAGATGGCTCAATTGAAACACAGGCTGAGCAGAATTGTAGGCGGTTTCGACTACATGTCCAGGCAGGCCGGAGGTATCGGAACCAAAGGGCCGGGTGAGACCAAACTTGAAACCGAGAAAAGGGCTATCAAGAGAAAAATTTCTATGATAGAAAATTTCATCGAAAAGAACTCAATATCTCTCAAAATGCAGAAAGAGAGGAGAAGAGATAAATTTCGCGTTTCTCTTGTCGGTTACACAAACTCGGGGAAGACGACCCTTTTAAACGCCTTGACAGGCTCTTCTTCGAAGACTTCCAGCCAGATGTTCTCAACTATAGACACCACTACAAGGCAGATGAAGCATTCGGATTGGACAGAAAAAATTCTGGTTTCAGACACAGTAGGTTTTGTCGAAGAACTGCCTTTTGAACTTATCGAATCTTTCAAGAGCACCCTTGAAGAAGTTTCAGAAGCAGACCTTAGACTTCTCGTCGCAGATTTTTCCGAAGAGAATTACTCATCAAAGATTAAATCGGTTGAAAAAGTTCTGGAAAATCTCGGTTGTGTCGAAGGAGAAAAGATAATCCTTCTAAACAAAAAAGACGCAGCTCCCACAGAAGTCTATCCCCAGGACGAAAACCTTTTGATCGTGTCAGGAAAGACAGGAGAAGGAATAGAAGACCTCAAAAGAGAGATTTTAAAAAGAGCGAAGAGGAAAATTGAAAGCGCTGACATGTTTGGAAAACCCCGCTGA
- a CDS encoding putative molybdenum carrier protein codes for MNIGKNKISICSGGQTGVDRAALDAADELGLPFGGYCPFGRRSEDGKIPEKYKMIETPSAHYWERTRMNVIESDATLIVINERNGRGTDLTVKYAKKYKKPCKIFKTVDAQIKEAVKWLQRTNPSILNIAGPRESNSPGIYFEAKKFVRTVLEIYLSSK; via the coding sequence ATGAATATCGGAAAAAATAAAATTTCCATTTGTTCGGGAGGTCAGACCGGGGTCGATCGTGCAGCGCTTGACGCCGCCGATGAACTTGGCTTGCCTTTTGGTGGGTACTGCCCTTTCGGCAGGAGATCAGAAGACGGGAAAATTCCCGAAAAGTATAAAATGATTGAAACTCCCAGCGCGCATTACTGGGAGAGAACCCGCATGAACGTCATAGAATCAGACGCGACTCTTATAGTCATAAACGAAAGGAACGGGAGAGGCACAGACCTGACAGTAAAATACGCGAAGAAATATAAAAAACCATGTAAAATATTTAAAACTGTCGATGCCCAAATAAAGGAAGCCGTCAAATGGTTGCAAAGAACCAACCCTTCAATTTTAAATATTGCTGGACCAAGGGAATCCAATTCACCGGGAATTTACTTTGAAGCGAAAAAATTCGTTAGAACTGTCCTTGAAATTTACCTCTCCTCTAAATGA
- a CDS encoding PorV/PorQ family protein has protein sequence MKFKGILAFIILIFIFQSLLFAGITDWYEKTFEKEESGIGMAFLKLPISAKQIAMGGVSTSVFEGEGGIYGNPATLLTKDPEKKIVFTHQNLFQGIHNEFAGILIPGKKMAMAFSTSGLFIDGIEYRTGPGESEGDFSAYDFSASMSAAYNLYRDMSVGVRTKIIHERIFESTTTVYAFDFGVFYFPFERLKFGATIENLGPKYSLKKDSETLSRLPTSWRVGLSADMPSFWNLREIIAVDAWKSPDVRMRFDVGAQITHPSRFSLRLGGKFNYDSQSFTAGFGYVWKSISLDYAFAPYSSDLGQAHVVTLTLSI, from the coding sequence ATGAAGTTCAAAGGCATCTTGGCTTTTATAATACTGATTTTTATTTTCCAATCTTTACTTTTTGCGGGGATCACCGATTGGTATGAAAAGACTTTCGAGAAGGAAGAATCCGGTATCGGAATGGCTTTTTTAAAACTGCCCATATCTGCAAAACAAATTGCCATGGGCGGAGTAAGCACTTCTGTTTTTGAGGGAGAAGGAGGAATTTACGGCAATCCCGCAACTTTACTGACAAAAGATCCTGAAAAGAAGATAGTATTTACGCATCAAAATCTTTTCCAGGGAATACACAATGAATTCGCCGGCATTCTCATTCCAGGAAAAAAAATGGCTATGGCATTTTCAACCAGCGGCCTTTTCATAGACGGTATAGAATACAGAACTGGTCCGGGAGAATCCGAGGGCGATTTCAGCGCGTACGATTTTTCTGCCTCCATGTCAGCGGCTTACAATCTTTACAGAGACATGTCAGTTGGAGTGAGGACCAAGATCATTCATGAAAGAATATTCGAGAGCACGACGACGGTATACGCTTTCGATTTCGGGGTTTTCTATTTTCCTTTTGAAAGGTTGAAGTTCGGAGCGACGATTGAGAATTTGGGTCCGAAGTATTCCCTGAAAAAAGATTCCGAAACCCTTTCAAGACTCCCTACGTCTTGGAGAGTAGGCTTATCGGCGGATATGCCTTCTTTTTGGAATCTGCGTGAGATAATAGCTGTTGACGCATGGAAATCTCCAGACGTCAGGATGAGATTTGACGTTGGAGCGCAGATAACTCACCCCAGCAGGTTTTCATTGAGATTAGGAGGAAAATTCAACTACGACAGTCAATCCTTTACCGCAGGTTTCGGTTACGTATGGAAGAGCATTTCGCTTGACTACGCTTTTGCGCCATACTCATCGGACCTCGGTCAGGCTCACGTCGTGACATTGACGCTTTCGATATAG
- a CDS encoding response regulator, whose translation MKGFPFSEKNKRVMVVDDEQDIANIVGEKLSESGFDITTEWDPRIAIKKLSETSYDLVITDLKMPHLDGFQLMGWIRDYSPLTKVAMITAYGSPYAHKTAVQKGAVFYIEKPFDLDDLAKKVEEILKPPREFEAKIESISSFDLIQIIALTGGKRRVSVSSSDKTGEMYIKNGKLVYAHAEGKFMKEAFNRMIFWDSGVFNVLSWLEPPEEGEYLDVNLLLLEATKILDEKKEGINPLDDLEPEPIQEQNNRDKNCYENIKKSPDIEVYARLDKNWKMIESNNEAVIQNTVKVAFFLNEWGDRAQKSLCLGSLEEIVLHVSGRELWIRICYRENHIFLLTQNKSHKNTPGYNNGIDC comes from the coding sequence ATGAAAGGTTTTCCTTTCTCGGAGAAAAACAAACGGGTCATGGTTGTAGACGATGAACAAGATATCGCCAACATCGTCGGAGAAAAATTATCTGAATCAGGTTTCGATATAACAACCGAATGGGACCCTCGGATAGCAATAAAAAAACTGTCCGAAACTTCTTACGACTTGGTAATAACAGACCTTAAAATGCCTCATTTGGATGGTTTCCAACTCATGGGTTGGATTAGAGACTACTCTCCCCTCACAAAAGTCGCAATGATAACTGCATACGGCTCTCCTTACGCCCATAAAACCGCTGTTCAAAAAGGCGCTGTTTTTTACATCGAAAAACCTTTCGACCTCGATGATCTGGCTAAAAAAGTCGAAGAAATACTCAAACCTCCACGTGAATTTGAGGCTAAAATTGAATCGATATCGTCGTTTGATTTAATCCAGATCATAGCTCTTACAGGCGGAAAGAGGAGGGTGTCTGTCTCTTCATCCGACAAGACCGGTGAAATGTACATAAAAAACGGAAAACTGGTATACGCCCACGCAGAAGGCAAATTCATGAAAGAAGCTTTCAACCGGATGATCTTCTGGGATAGCGGCGTCTTTAACGTATTGAGCTGGCTTGAACCGCCGGAGGAAGGAGAATACCTCGACGTAAACCTGCTGTTGCTGGAAGCGACGAAAATTTTAGATGAGAAAAAAGAAGGTATAAATCCATTAGACGATTTAGAACCTGAACCCATTCAAGAACAGAACAACAGGGACAAAAACTGCTATGAAAACATCAAAAAATCCCCAGATATCGAAGTTTACGCCAGGCTTGACAAAAACTGGAAAATGATAGAATCCAACAACGAAGCTGTAATCCAAAATACGGTGAAAGTGGCTTTTTTTCTCAATGAATGGGGAGATAGAGCACAGAAATCTCTATGCCTCGGAAGTCTTGAGGAAATTGTCCTTCACGTCTCTGGAAGAGAGCTTTGGATCAGAATTTGCTACAGAGAAAACCACATTTTTCTTTTAACTCAAAATAAAAGCCATAAAAATACACCTGGATACAACAATGGAATCGATTGCTGA
- a CDS encoding DUF4388 domain-containing protein, producing MAALSGKLTDFEIPTILQFIKMSNKNGILKISSAKTNGEIHFKDSSIVYAIDGDENSGEVALFNLFQLKDGAFEFVPSENILNSHFDLPIDNAYQSLQSQLKEWEEITRAIPDLNLSVGLISDPAVKEVKITPPQWIIAAQVDNLKSLKDLSASTGFSQLETAKIVYSLIQNGLVEVSKKTVKEDSSSEIPRMEDQVDEDFEEEDDEEAKPIGKETDEERSRRISRRKHKKGFFR from the coding sequence ATGGCTGCTTTGAGCGGTAAACTCACGGATTTTGAAATACCCACTATTCTACAATTCATCAAAATGAGCAACAAAAACGGTATTTTAAAAATTTCCTCAGCCAAAACCAACGGAGAAATTCATTTCAAGGATTCTTCCATCGTCTACGCGATTGACGGAGACGAAAACAGCGGGGAAGTCGCTTTGTTCAACCTATTCCAGCTGAAAGACGGAGCTTTTGAATTTGTCCCTTCCGAAAACATTCTCAACAGTCACTTCGACCTTCCAATAGATAACGCATACCAATCGCTCCAGTCGCAGTTAAAAGAATGGGAAGAAATTACCAGAGCGATACCTGACTTAAATCTGTCTGTTGGATTGATTTCAGATCCAGCGGTTAAAGAAGTAAAAATAACTCCGCCCCAATGGATCATAGCAGCTCAAGTCGACAACTTGAAAAGTCTTAAAGACCTTTCCGCATCCACCGGTTTTTCACAGCTCGAAACAGCAAAAATAGTATATTCGCTTATTCAGAACGGGCTTGTAGAAGTTTCGAAAAAAACCGTAAAAGAAGATAGTTCCTCAGAAATTCCAAGAATGGAAGATCAAGTAGATGAAGATTTCGAAGAAGAAGATGACGAAGAAGCAAAACCCATTGGAAAAGAGACGGATGAAGAAAGATCAAGAAGAATATCGAGAAGAAAACATAAAAAAGGATTTTTCAGATAA
- a CDS encoding carboxypeptidase regulatory-like domain-containing protein: MFLILLVLSQYTSFHPHADFLSPDIGKRWRIGVNALSFYSQNEIDDSLDYFFSGGLLLEWKLSSFVKTSGGAFIENADEKEVSPLFYLTLGGPGGAFIDLGGNFSASDRHVSASVLADIQKNRVLGINSSIGYNWRDSSSFPFISSRFYFTKNFNKTYFEIEKQFHGGAPFFSYENTWAKLGVLADFFGNFSLEILTTVRLGANSPPGVPDWTLGAKIFSGLFRDQSSVRGSGSLAGNVRSQEGQPVANASIIMFSDFRDQISSDSSGYFQFSEIPSGFITIDVATEGFKSVSMPVSIRKNQNTYLEIMLEPSSKNVTYDLSTFDCLTGQPVFSRIRGFDNLFTDTLLTVDENETLFIESENRVTAVVVPQKNLVVKVPMISEQTPFIFEKTDFEDSSLSSSGMIKLMDLKYILEYYPEIILAFEGSADFSETVRNSLFAFFSLNNPTKFNQTQEDSILKIYLQTSGQR; the protein is encoded by the coding sequence ATGTTTTTAATTCTCCTCGTCTTATCCCAATACACTTCTTTTCACCCTCACGCCGATTTTCTCAGCCCGGATATCGGGAAAAGATGGCGTATAGGAGTTAACGCGCTTTCTTTTTACAGCCAAAACGAAATCGACGATTCACTGGACTATTTTTTCTCAGGCGGCCTTCTTCTGGAATGGAAATTGAGTTCGTTCGTCAAAACTTCTGGTGGAGCTTTCATTGAAAACGCTGATGAAAAGGAAGTTTCCCCTTTGTTTTATTTGACATTGGGAGGACCGGGAGGGGCTTTTATAGATCTCGGTGGAAACTTTTCTGCGTCAGACCGCCATGTTTCAGCGTCCGTTCTCGCCGACATTCAGAAAAACAGAGTATTAGGAATCAATTCCTCGATAGGATACAACTGGAGAGATTCATCGTCTTTTCCGTTTATCTCCTCGAGGTTCTACTTCACAAAAAACTTCAACAAGACCTACTTTGAAATTGAAAAACAGTTCCATGGAGGTGCTCCGTTTTTTTCTTACGAAAACACATGGGCAAAACTCGGCGTTCTCGCCGATTTTTTTGGAAATTTCTCCCTGGAAATCCTCACTACCGTGCGGCTCGGCGCAAACTCACCTCCTGGAGTCCCGGACTGGACTCTCGGGGCAAAAATATTTTCAGGTTTATTTAGAGACCAGTCTTCAGTCAGAGGATCTGGTTCACTCGCCGGAAACGTGAGATCTCAAGAAGGACAGCCTGTGGCAAACGCCTCGATCATCATGTTCTCCGACTTCAGGGACCAGATTTCAAGCGACAGCTCTGGTTATTTTCAATTCTCCGAAATACCCTCGGGTTTCATCACAATAGATGTCGCGACAGAAGGTTTCAAGTCGGTCAGCATGCCTGTATCAATCAGGAAAAATCAAAATACATACTTAGAGATAATGCTGGAACCATCCTCTAAAAACGTCACTTACGATCTCTCAACTTTCGACTGCCTCACGGGACAACCGGTGTTTTCGAGAATCAGAGGTTTTGACAATCTATTCACCGACACACTTCTTACAGTAGATGAAAACGAAACGCTGTTTATTGAAAGCGAAAATCGTGTTACAGCAGTCGTTGTCCCTCAAAAGAACCTCGTCGTCAAAGTGCCCATGATAAGCGAACAAACTCCTTTTATATTTGAAAAAACCGACTTCGAAGATTCGTCTCTTTCGTCATCCGGTATGATAAAATTAATGGATCTGAAATACATCCTCGAGTACTACCCTGAAATCATTCTCGCTTTCGAAGGTTCTGCGGATTTTTCGGAAACCGTGAGAAACTCGCTTTTTGCTTTTTTCTCTCTCAACAACCCCACGAAATTTAACCAAACTCAAGAAGACTCAATCCTAAAAATCTACCTCCAGACATCAGGGCAAAGATAA